A section of the Spirochaeta isovalerica genome encodes:
- a CDS encoding glutathione peroxidase, which yields MKYFILILLAFITSPFYSQSISPSSIYDFTVKDIDGRDVPLDSYRGKVIMIVNVASKCGYTYQYEGLESLYKDYAGNDFVILGFPSNDFLWQEPGTEEEIKNFCSVNFGVTFPMFSKIKVTGRDKEPLYEFLTSDETNKDFSGRITWNFNKFLIDREGNIVDRFDSKTEPQSEEVLNALQKLL from the coding sequence ATGAAATACTTTATTCTAATTTTATTAGCTTTTATTACTTCTCCTTTCTACTCCCAGTCAATCTCGCCTTCGAGCATTTATGATTTCACTGTCAAAGATATAGACGGACGGGATGTCCCGCTGGACAGCTACAGAGGAAAAGTGATCATGATTGTCAACGTCGCCAGCAAATGCGGTTACACCTATCAGTACGAAGGACTGGAATCCCTCTACAAAGATTATGCCGGAAATGATTTTGTCATACTGGGATTTCCCTCGAATGATTTTCTCTGGCAGGAACCGGGAACGGAAGAAGAGATAAAAAACTTCTGTTCGGTCAATTTCGGAGTGACCTTTCCCATGTTTTCCAAGATAAAAGTCACGGGGCGCGATAAAGAGCCGCTCTACGAGTTTCTGACATCAGATGAGACAAACAAAGATTTCTCCGGAAGGATAACCTGGAACTTCAACAAGTTCCTGATTGATCGCGAAGGGAATATCGTGGACCGCTTCGACTCCAAAACCGAACCGCAAAGCGAAGAAGTGCTGAATGCTCTGCAGAAACTCCTGTAA